GAGGCTCTGGATCACGCGCTGGGCGGCGCGGCGCACCGACGAGCTGCCGATCGCGCCCGACGACCGGGCGTGGTGATCATGCGGGAGCGCCGAAGACACCACGACCCCCGGCTGGATACCGGAGGCCGTGGTGACGCGCGCGGAGCAGGAGGGACTAGTTCTCGAAGGCGCGCTCGTACTGCGCGCGCAGCCGCTCCAGCTCCTCGGGATCGAGACGAATGCCCAGGGAGAGCCCCATCTCTCCCAGGATCGTCTTGATCTCGTTCAGGGACTTCTTGCCGAAGTTCTTCGTCTTGAGCAGCTCCGACTCCGTCTTCTGCACGAGGTCGGCGATGGTCCGAATGTTGGCGGTCTTGAGACAATTGGACGCACGCACCGAGAGCTCAAGCTCGTCCACGTTGCGGAAGAGGTGCTCGTTCAGCTCGACCCGCGCCGCGGGCTCGAGGCCCGCTCCCTCCTGCCGCTCCGCCTCTTCGGCGACCGGCGTGGGGAAGTCAGTGAGCAGGTTGAACTGATCCTGCAGGATGCGCGAGGCCTCACCCACCGCGACGTCGGGCGTGACGCTGCCGTTGGTCCACATCTCGAGGACCAGGCGCTCCTGCCCGCCGCCCAGGGCGCTCGGCGTCTCCACTTGCACGTTCACGCGTTTCACCGGCGAGAAGTCCGCGTCGATGAGCATCGCGTTGATGGGGAGCGCCTCTGGCTCGCGCCGCTCGGCCGCCTGATAGCCGCGACCGCGCTCCACGCAGAGCTCCAGCTCGATGCCGCCGTCCTTGTCGAGCGTGGCGAGCACCACCTCGGGGGTGAGGATCTCCACGTCGGCGTCCGGCTCGAAATCCGCCGCGGTGACCACCTTCGGACCCTGGGCCTTCAGGCGCAGGATCTTGGGCCGGTTCACGTGGAGCGCGAACACGACCTTGCGGAGATTCATGATGATGTCGAGGGTGTCCTCGGTCACGCCCTGCATGAACGAGAACTCGTGAAGCACGCCCTCGATCTTGGCCCACGTGGGCGAGGCGCCGTGAATGGAGGACAGGAGCACGCGCCGATAGGCGTTGCCCACGGTGAGCGCGAAGCCCGGCTCGAACGGCTCGATGGCCAGCTTGCCGTACTTGCGGTCCTGGGCAAGCCACTCGTGACGGGCGGGAAGCGCGAGCTGCGGCATTGCGAAAACCTCCTGAGGTGTTCGGGGACCTGAGACCCGAGGGGTGAGTATACCACGGCCCCTTCGGGGGGAGGCCCGCCCCCCTAGCGCCCCTTGGCGCGAGCCCCCTCCGTAGACCGCCAAGCCCACGGTTTTCCAGACCGTTCTGTGCGTTGACCTATCGAGCAAAGTGCTGGCAAAATATAAGGAAATCATGATGGAGCGGCCCTGGTTCATGAAGACCTGGGCGGAGCCCTCCCGCCCCTCGGCAGGCGCCGGACAGGCCGTGCTCTGGGCGCTGGCCTGCCTCCTCGCCGTGTTCCTGGCGCTCCAGGCCTTCTGGATCTTCACCGCAGCCCCCGGCGTCCAGGCCGGCCCCCGCGTGGTCGAGATCCCGGCGCATCAAGGCCTGACCACGGTGGCGCGCCGCCTCGACGAGGCGGGGGCGATTCGCAGCCCGCTGGGCTTCATGCTGCTGGCCGCCGCTCGTGGCACCGCGCGCACCTTGAAGGCGGGTGAGTACGAGATCCCGCAGGGCGCCAACACCCTCGCCGTGCTGACCCTCCTCGAAGGCGGCCGCGTGCGCCAGCACGCGGTGCTGTTCCGCGAGGGCGACAGCGTCGTGGAGCTCGCGCTCGCCCTCGAGCGCGAGCGGCTGAGCCGCGCCGACGACATCCTGCGGCTGGCGCGCGACCCCGTCTTCTTGAAGACGCTCGCCGTCCCCGCCGAGAGCCTCGAGGGCTACATCTTCCCCGACACGTATCAGCTCGTGAAGGGCATGACGCCGGAGGAGATCCTCGCCCGCATGGCCGCGCGCATGCGCGATCAGCTCACGCCCGAGATCCTCGAGCGCGCGCGCGAGCGCGGGATCACCGTGCATCAGCTGCTCACGATGGCGTCGATCATCGAAAAGGAGGCGGTGGTGCGGAGCGAGATGCCGCTGATCTCCGCGGTGTTCTGGAACCGCCTGCGCCTCGGCATGCCGCTCCAGGCGGATCCCACCGTGCAGTTCGCGGTGGGCAAGGACGGTCAGGCTCTCTCGCGCGCGGATCTCCAGGTGGACTCGCCGTACAACACCTATCGACGGGGCGGACTCCCGCCCGGCCCCATCGGCGCCCCGAGCCGGGCCGCCATCGAGGCCGCCGCGAAGCCGGCGCCCGTGAACTTTCTCTACTTCGTCTCCATCGACGACCGTCGCCACCACTTCTCCACCAGCCTCGCCGAGCACAACGCCGCCGTCGCGCAGTACCGTCTCATCAAGCTCCGCTGACGCGGGCCCGCGTCCTTGTCAGGGGGTCGGGCCGATGCTATAACCGACCCGATCATGGCGCCGAGCGAGAAATCCACCGTGCTGTCGGTGCTCGCGCCGCCGGCGGCACGCGCGGCCCCGCGTGTCGCCGACGTGAGGTTTCCTCCGCTCTATCGCCTGTGCCGGAGCCTGTGCCGGCCCGCGCTGCAGCGCTGGTTCGCGCTCTCCATCGAGGGGCTCGAGCGGCTGCCGAGCGGCCCCTTCATTCTCGCCGCGAACCACCACAACTACCTCGACGGCGTCGTGCTCGGGGTCGCGGTCCCGCGCCCCATCTCCTTCATCGTGATGCCGCGCGTGTACCACGCGAGCCCGCTCCACCCTGCGTTCCACCGTGGCATCGGCTCGATTCCCGTGAACCTCTCGCGCCCGGACCCCGGCGCCATCAAGCGTGCGCTCCGCGCCCTCGAGCAGGGCCGCATCATCGGCATCTTCCCGGAAGGCCCGTTCAGCCGCGAGGGCCGCCTCGTCTCCGGCCAGCCTGGGGTGGCGGCGCTCGCGCTGCGCGCCGGCGTGCCGGTGGTGCCCGCGGCGATCGGCGGCACGTACCAGGCCCTGCGGGGGCGCCGCTTCCACCTCCCGCGGCGGCAGGCCTTGTCGGTGCGCTTCGGCCATCCCCTGCACCTCGGCCGCCGGCGCGCGCCCACGCGGGGCGAGCGCGTCGACGTCACCGGACAGGTCATGACCGAGATCGCCGGGCTCCTCGCGCGGGACCTGGCGTGAGCGGAGGCGAGAGCCCGCGCTGGGGCGGTCGGTTCGCGGAGCGGCTGGACCCCGGCGCGGAGGCGTTCACCGCGTCGCTTGGCGTCGACCGCCGGCTCTGGCCGCACGACATCGAGGGAAGCCGCGCATGGGCGCGCGCGCTGCGGCGTGCGGGGCTCCTCACCGAGACCGAGCTGAGCGCGCTCGCCTCGGGTCTCGACGCCGTCCACGCCGAGCTCGCGGAGGATCGCTTCCCCTTCCGGCGGGAGCTCGAGGACATCCACCTCAACATCGAGCGGCGGCTCACCGAGCTGGCGGGCCCCGTCGGCGGCAAGCTCCATACCGGGCGCTCGCGCAACGATCAGATCGCGCTCGACGAGCGCCTCTACCTCCGGGAGATCCTCGGCCACGTCGACGTGGGCATCCAGGCCGTCCAGGCCGCCCTGGTCGCCCGCGCCGAGGAGCACCTCGGCGTGCCCATGCCCGGCTACACGCATCTGCAGCGCGCACAGCCCGTGCTCCTCGCCCATCACCTGCTCGCCTACGTGTTCATGCTCCACCGCGATCGGGAGCGCTTCCGCGACTGCGCGCGGCGGAACAACGTGCTGCCGCTCGGAGCGGCCGCCCTCGCCGGCGCCGCCTTCGCCATCGACCGCGAAGCCCTCGCGCGCGATCTCGGCTTCGCCGCCCCCAGCGCCAACAGCCTCGACGCGGTGAGCGACCGCGATCACCTGATCGAGTTCCTCGCCGCGGCCGCCATCCTCGGCATGCACGTGTCGCGGCTCGCCGCCGACCTCACGCTGTGGGCGACCAGCGAGTTCGCCTTCGTGGAGTTCTCCGACGCGTTCGCCACCGGCTCGTCGATCATGCCGCAGAAGAAAAACCCGGACGTGGCGGAGCTCATGCGCGGCAAGACGGGACGCCTCTACGGCAACCTCACCGCGCTCCTCACGGTGATGAAGGGACTGCCTCTCACGTACAACTCCGACATGCAGGAGGACAAGGAGGCGGTGTTCGACACCGTGGACACGCTGGAGGCGCTGCTCCGCGTGATCCCGCCCATGCTGCGCTCACTGACCTTCCACGCCGACCGCATGCGCGAGGCCGCCGGCGCGAACTACTCCACCGCCACCGACCTCGCGGACTACCTCGTGCGCAAGGGCCTCCCCTTCCGCGAGGCCCACGAGATCGTGGGGCGCGTCGTCCGCCACGGCATCGCCAACAAGCGCGAGCTGAGCGAGATGACGCTGGACGAGCTGCGCGGCTTCTCGCCCCTGATCGGCGCCGACGTGCACGCCGCCCTCACCGTGGAGGCCTCGCTCGCCGCGCGCGCGGTCATCGGCGGCACCGCGCCGGAGGCGGTGCAACGGGCCCTCGAGGCGGCCCGTCAGCTCGTGGGGCCCGAGCCCCGCCGGTGAGCCGGCCCCACGGGCGGGGCCTCGTCCTCCTCGTCGTCCTCGCGCTGGTCGTCGCCGGCACGGGCTGCGGCCGGAAGGGGCCGCCCGTTGCGCCCGAGCGGCGGCTCCCCGCGGCGCCGTCCGGTATGAGCGCCACCGTCGAGTCCGACAGCATCGTGGTCAGCTGGACCGTCCCCCGCACCCGCGTGGACGGCGCCGCCTTCCGCGACCTCGCCGTCACCAAGGTCTTCCGGCGCGCCGAGGCGGAGAGCGAGCCCGAGAAGTCCGCCATGGTCTCACGGGGCGACGTGGTGGGCTGGGAGCGACTGGCCGAGATCAAGCCCGACGCGCCCGCGCCCGCGGTGATAGCCGGCAATACCGTCAGATGGGTCGATCGAAGGGCCTTACGCGTCGATCAGCGTTACGTCTATGTCACGACGGTGATCGACTCGACCGGGCGCTCGAGCGCGCCCTCGGAACGCCTGGCCGTGCTCTTCCTCGCCGCGCCGCGCCCACCGGAGGCGCTGGCCGCGGACGCGGGGGACGGTGAGGTGCGGCTCGCGTGGAAACCGCCGACCGGGCTCGTGGACGGGAACCCGCTGCGCGGCGACATCAGCTACGTGATCCTGCGCGGCGCCGGCGCGGAGGGCGCGCTGCAGCCGGTGAAGGCCGAGCCCGTCACCGGCATCACGTCCGTGGACCGTGGCCTCGAGAACGAGACGACCTACCGCTACGTGGTGCGGGCCGTGCGCAAGGAGGGGGAGGCGACCGCCTACGGCGAGCCGTCCATGGTGGCCACGGCGACTCCGGTGAAGCGGACGCCGCCCGCGGCGCCCAGCAACCTGCTCGCGATTCCCTCGGAAACGCTCGTGCGGCTGACCTGGACGGCGAGCGCGTCCCCCGACGTGGCGACCTATGCGATCTACCGCGCCACGGGCTCGGGCCCCTTCGTGCGTATCGGGACCACGCCCGCGGTCAACATCGTCTTCACCGATCGCGACGTGAAGCGGGGCGAGCAGTACCGCTACGCGGTGACCGCATTGGACCGCGCGCGCACGCCGAACGAGAGCCCACAGTCGAACGTGGTGCCGGTCACGGTACCGTAGCTATGGATCCGTCCGCCTCGCCTTCGGCTGCGGCTCGCCCCCGCGCTCCGCGCGGGAGAAGCGCTATGGATCCGCTCGCCTCGCCTTCGGCTGCGGCTCGCCAAGCAACTGCGGCTCACACTTCGTTGGCCCACACCTCGGCGGGGTCTTGGCGGCGGCGAAGGAGGCGGAGGCTGCCGTCGACCTCCAGCATGACCTCGGGGGCCTGCGGGTAGGAGTTGTAGTTGATGGTGGACATCGCGGCGCAGTAGG
The Candidatus Methylomirabilota bacterium genome window above contains:
- a CDS encoding DNA-directed RNA polymerase subunit alpha, whose amino-acid sequence is MPQLALPARHEWLAQDRKYGKLAIEPFEPGFALTVGNAYRRVLLSSIHGASPTWAKIEGVLHEFSFMQGVTEDTLDIIMNLRKVVFALHVNRPKILRLKAQGPKVVTAADFEPDADVEILTPEVVLATLDKDGGIELELCVERGRGYQAAERREPEALPINAMLIDADFSPVKRVNVQVETPSALGGGQERLVLEMWTNGSVTPDVAVGEASRILQDQFNLLTDFPTPVAEEAERQEGAGLEPAARVELNEHLFRNVDELELSVRASNCLKTANIRTIADLVQKTESELLKTKNFGKKSLNEIKTILGEMGLSLGIRLDPEELERLRAQYERAFEN
- the mltG gene encoding endolytic transglycosylase MltG, with product MMERPWFMKTWAEPSRPSAGAGQAVLWALACLLAVFLALQAFWIFTAAPGVQAGPRVVEIPAHQGLTTVARRLDEAGAIRSPLGFMLLAAARGTARTLKAGEYEIPQGANTLAVLTLLEGGRVRQHAVLFREGDSVVELALALERERLSRADDILRLARDPVFLKTLAVPAESLEGYIFPDTYQLVKGMTPEEILARMAARMRDQLTPEILERARERGITVHQLLTMASIIEKEAVVRSEMPLISAVFWNRLRLGMPLQADPTVQFAVGKDGQALSRADLQVDSPYNTYRRGGLPPGPIGAPSRAAIEAAAKPAPVNFLYFVSIDDRRHHFSTSLAEHNAAVAQYRLIKLR
- a CDS encoding lysophospholipid acyltransferase family protein, whose amino-acid sequence is MAPSEKSTVLSVLAPPAARAAPRVADVRFPPLYRLCRSLCRPALQRWFALSIEGLERLPSGPFILAANHHNYLDGVVLGVAVPRPISFIVMPRVYHASPLHPAFHRGIGSIPVNLSRPDPGAIKRALRALEQGRIIGIFPEGPFSREGRLVSGQPGVAALALRAGVPVVPAAIGGTYQALRGRRFHLPRRQALSVRFGHPLHLGRRRAPTRGERVDVTGQVMTEIAGLLARDLA
- the argH gene encoding argininosuccinate lyase, which produces MSGGESPRWGGRFAERLDPGAEAFTASLGVDRRLWPHDIEGSRAWARALRRAGLLTETELSALASGLDAVHAELAEDRFPFRRELEDIHLNIERRLTELAGPVGGKLHTGRSRNDQIALDERLYLREILGHVDVGIQAVQAALVARAEEHLGVPMPGYTHLQRAQPVLLAHHLLAYVFMLHRDRERFRDCARRNNVLPLGAAALAGAAFAIDREALARDLGFAAPSANSLDAVSDRDHLIEFLAAAAILGMHVSRLAADLTLWATSEFAFVEFSDAFATGSSIMPQKKNPDVAELMRGKTGRLYGNLTALLTVMKGLPLTYNSDMQEDKEAVFDTVDTLEALLRVIPPMLRSLTFHADRMREAAGANYSTATDLADYLVRKGLPFREAHEIVGRVVRHGIANKRELSEMTLDELRGFSPLIGADVHAALTVEASLAARAVIGGTAPEAVQRALEAARQLVGPEPRR